The following are from one region of the Halogeometricum sp. S3BR5-2 genome:
- the flaJ gene encoding archaellar assembly protein FlaJ, with protein MSETSTGTEDGFGAQTRQVRAFFDSVLESYERMPMPIRRYALTVLAPAGVFFLVSLAGAVALPFPVLVRIPVFLLGVLIVAGAVLYPRLLVEEQRRGLENQLHLLITHMTVLSTTNIDRVSVFRQLGREEEYGELAIEMRRITQLVDTWNQSLDDACERRARQVPSKPLADFLDRLAYSLSAGQDIDDFLLGEQNAMVQKYITVYESALGNLEVMKDLYLSMILSMTFAVINAIVLPILTGTDATMTIGAVIVLFVFVQLGFYYVIKTMSPHDPLWYVQSEYRTKADRQIDIALYGAVALSFVLVCVLALGTAGVGSLGLAVRGVMLDTPVPLLIAAPLTPLAIPGIIARRHENRIKERDEEYPGFIRALGASESAKQSTTTAVLKTLRTKDFGVLSREIDRLYVRLNMRIGPTRSWFFFTAESSSYLIQKFSEMYNIGRQMGGRPKQLGELISRNMNEIIKLRRQREQATVTLIGVLYGITASASFAFFIGLEVVEILASFSTQMNLDQLEFGQLIYAGVYDIPFIEFLLALIILFNALLSSLMIRMVDGGHKANAYLHFVVLVWIGCASAVMTSSLAGALISV; from the coding sequence ATGTCCGAGACGAGCACCGGCACCGAGGACGGGTTCGGCGCGCAGACCAGACAGGTCCGGGCGTTCTTCGACTCCGTCCTCGAGTCCTACGAGCGGATGCCGATGCCCATCCGGCGGTACGCGCTGACGGTGCTCGCCCCCGCGGGCGTCTTCTTCCTCGTCAGCCTCGCCGGCGCCGTCGCGCTTCCGTTCCCGGTGCTCGTCCGCATCCCCGTCTTCCTCCTCGGCGTACTCATCGTCGCCGGCGCGGTGCTGTACCCCCGCCTGCTCGTCGAGGAGCAACGCCGCGGCCTGGAGAACCAACTCCACCTGCTCATCACGCACATGACCGTGCTCTCGACAACGAACATCGACCGCGTCTCCGTGTTCCGCCAGTTAGGGAGAGAGGAGGAGTACGGCGAACTCGCAATCGAGATGCGGCGCATCACGCAACTCGTCGACACGTGGAACCAGTCGCTCGACGACGCCTGCGAGCGCCGCGCCCGGCAGGTGCCCTCGAAGCCCCTCGCGGACTTCCTCGACAGACTCGCCTACTCGCTCAGCGCGGGGCAGGATATCGACGACTTCCTGCTCGGCGAGCAGAACGCGATGGTCCAGAAGTACATCACCGTCTACGAGAGCGCCTTGGGCAACCTCGAAGTGATGAAGGACCTCTACCTCTCGATGATTCTCTCGATGACGTTCGCCGTCATCAACGCCATCGTCCTCCCCATCCTGACGGGGACGGACGCGACGATGACCATCGGCGCCGTCATCGTCCTGTTCGTCTTCGTCCAACTCGGCTTCTACTACGTCATCAAGACGATGTCGCCGCACGACCCCCTGTGGTACGTCCAGAGCGAGTACCGGACGAAGGCCGACCGGCAGATAGACATCGCGCTGTACGGCGCGGTGGCGCTGTCGTTCGTCCTCGTCTGCGTCCTCGCCCTCGGGACGGCCGGCGTCGGGTCCCTCGGTCTGGCGGTGCGGGGCGTCATGCTGGACACGCCCGTCCCCCTGCTCATCGCCGCGCCGCTGACCCCGCTGGCCATCCCGGGCATCATCGCCCGACGGCACGAGAACCGCATCAAGGAGCGAGACGAGGAGTACCCCGGCTTCATCCGCGCGCTGGGGGCCTCCGAGAGCGCCAAGCAGAGCACGACGACGGCCGTCCTGAAGACGCTGCGGACGAAGGATTTCGGCGTCCTCTCGCGGGAGATAGACCGGCTGTACGTCCGGCTCAACATGCGAATCGGGCCGACGCGGTCGTGGTTCTTCTTCACCGCCGAGTCCAGCTCCTATCTCATCCAGAAGTTCAGCGAGATGTACAACATCGGCCGGCAGATGGGGGGACGACCGAAACAGCTCGGCGAACTCATCTCGCGGAACATGAACGAGATAATCAAGCTCCGCCGCCAGCGCGAGCAGGCGACGGTCACGCTCATCGGCGTCCTCTACGGCATCACCGCCTCCGCGTCGTTCGCCTTCTTCATCGGCCTCGAAGTCGTCGAGATTCTCGCCTCCTTCTCGACGCAGATGAACCTCGACCAACTGGAGTTCGGACAACTCATCTACGCCGGCGTGTACGACATCCCGTTCATCGAGTTCCTGCTGGCGCTCATCATCCTGTTCAACGCCCTGCTGTCGTCCCTGATGATCCGGATGGTCGACGGCGGGCACAAGGCGAACGCCTACCTCCACTTCGTGGTGCTCGTGTGGATCGGCTGTGCGAGCGCCGTGATGACCTCCTCGCTCGCGGGAGCACTGATAAGCGTATGA
- a CDS encoding type II/IV secretion system ATPase subunit gives MATEHGSAKLSDDLKQHAMRWGHLREHLKRFRQITGEFPMLVEEASSEYESRRPNVIYHLGGPIYAQVYGNFGETTKYYAIEPELDEAEREIFDQVKDKLLERSVSKPAPEADVEYEDRIQELLEEIVMLEGSRTGKVHELIQRLDIGPLQVSEETYEKIQYRLVRDIVGLGPLEPIMRDPANEDIHVIGPNQVDVDHGVYGLLETTVEFDSRAQFDNWLRNMGERIGDPVSDAHPIVDSTLPDGSRINIIYSDDVSLKGSSLTIRQGDDVPLSVFQICKFGTLSPDLCAYLWMALENERTIFVVGETASGKTTTLNAILSFIPQDSKIYTAEDTAEVLPPHDTWQQLLTREGRGADSEVDMFDLVAAALRSRPDYIIVGEVRGEEGRMAFQAAQTGHPVMLTFHASDIVSMIQRFTGDPINVPETFMSNCDIALFQNRVKRGNETLRRVTSVQEIEGYSKEMGGVVTREAFYWDPVEDEIVFQGRNNSFIMEEKIATLLGYDDTRKIYDDIEYRAEIVRRAIQENITGYHEVNELIESFQRDGAEGLPFDMARI, from the coding sequence ATGGCGACCGAACACGGCTCCGCGAAGCTCTCGGACGACCTGAAACAGCACGCGATGCGGTGGGGTCACCTGCGCGAACACCTCAAGCGGTTCCGCCAGATCACGGGCGAGTTCCCGATGCTGGTCGAGGAGGCGTCGAGCGAGTACGAGTCCCGCCGACCGAACGTCATCTACCACCTCGGCGGTCCCATCTACGCGCAGGTGTACGGCAACTTCGGGGAGACGACGAAGTACTACGCCATCGAACCGGAACTCGACGAGGCCGAGCGGGAGATATTCGACCAGGTGAAGGACAAACTGCTCGAACGCTCCGTCTCCAAGCCCGCCCCCGAGGCCGACGTGGAGTACGAGGACCGCATCCAGGAACTGCTGGAGGAGATAGTCATGCTGGAGGGCTCCCGGACGGGGAAGGTCCACGAACTCATCCAGCGGCTGGACATCGGTCCGCTTCAGGTGTCCGAGGAGACCTACGAGAAGATACAGTACCGCCTCGTGCGGGACATCGTCGGTCTCGGACCGCTCGAACCCATCATGCGCGACCCGGCGAACGAGGACATTCACGTCATCGGGCCCAACCAGGTCGACGTCGACCACGGCGTCTACGGCCTTCTGGAGACGACCGTCGAGTTCGACTCGCGGGCGCAGTTCGACAACTGGCTCCGGAACATGGGCGAACGCATCGGCGACCCCGTCTCCGACGCCCACCCCATCGTCGACTCGACGCTCCCGGACGGGTCGCGTATCAACATCATCTACTCCGACGACGTGTCGCTGAAGGGGTCGAGCCTCACCATCCGTCAGGGCGACGACGTTCCCCTCTCGGTCTTCCAGATCTGCAAGTTCGGAACGCTCTCACCGGACCTGTGCGCCTACCTCTGGATGGCGCTGGAGAACGAGCGGACCATCTTCGTCGTCGGGGAGACGGCGTCCGGGAAGACGACGACGCTGAACGCCATCCTCTCGTTCATCCCCCAAGATTCGAAGATATACACCGCCGAAGACACCGCCGAGGTACTCCCGCCGCACGACACCTGGCAGCAACTCCTCACGCGCGAGGGGCGCGGCGCCGACTCCGAGGTGGACATGTTCGACCTCGTCGCGGCCGCCCTGCGGTCCCGCCCCGACTACATCATCGTCGGGGAGGTGCGCGGGGAGGAGGGCCGCATGGCGTTCCAGGCGGCCCAGACGGGTCACCCCGTGATGCTGACGTTCCACGCGAGCGACATCGTCTCGATGATCCAGCGGTTCACCGGCGACCCCATCAACGTCCCCGAGACGTTCATGTCGAACTGCGACATCGCGCTGTTCCAAAACCGGGTCAAGCGCGGTAACGAGACGCTCCGGCGCGTGACGAGCGTGCAGGAGATAGAGGGCTACTCGAAGGAGATGGGCGGGGTCGTCACCCGCGAGGCGTTCTACTGGGACCCCGTCGAGGACGAGATCGTCTTCCAAGGGCGGAACAACTCCTTCATCATGGAGGAGAAGATCGCGACGCTGCTCGGCTACGACGACACGCGGAAGATATACGACGACATCGAGTACCGCGCCGAAATCGTCCGCCGGGCCATCCAGGAGAACATCACCGGCTACCACGAGGTGAACGAACTCATCGAGTCCTTCCAGCGCGACGGCGCGGAGGGACTCCCGTTCGACATGGCGAGGATCTGA
- a CDS encoding ATPase domain-containing protein, translating into MKSNQFSLGLQQHDRLQKELGGGIPRGAIVLIEGDYGAGKSVLSQRFTYGFSREDIVTSLISTELGVRGFLDQMHSLSYDMVKPLLDEEVLFIPAEIDASGALTGGAASERKQLLRRLMEAETLWEADVTIIDTFDAILRNDPQFEALVRQNEERQAALEIISFFRELTTKNKTIILTVDPSTVDEDAIGPFRSIADVYLKLEMVEVGNDVRRNIFVKRFAGMGEQVGDRIGFSVRSGIGIVIESRSVA; encoded by the coding sequence ATGAAATCGAATCAGTTCTCACTCGGGTTGCAACAGCACGACCGCCTGCAGAAGGAACTCGGCGGGGGGATTCCCCGCGGCGCCATCGTCCTCATCGAGGGCGACTACGGCGCCGGAAAGAGCGTTCTCTCCCAGCGGTTCACCTACGGCTTCAGCCGCGAGGACATCGTCACCTCGCTCATCTCCACGGAGTTGGGCGTCCGCGGCTTCCTCGACCAGATGCACTCGCTGTCGTACGACATGGTCAAACCGCTGCTCGACGAGGAGGTGCTCTTCATCCCCGCCGAGATAGACGCCTCCGGCGCCCTCACCGGCGGCGCGGCCTCCGAGCGCAAACAGCTCCTCCGGCGGCTGATGGAGGCCGAGACGCTCTGGGAGGCGGACGTGACCATCATCGACACGTTCGACGCCATCCTGCGCAACGACCCGCAGTTCGAGGCCCTCGTCCGCCAGAACGAGGAGCGACAGGCCGCCCTGGAGATCATCTCCTTCTTCCGCGAACTGACGACGAAGAACAAGACCATCATCCTCACCGTCGACCCCTCGACGGTCGACGAGGACGCCATCGGTCCGTTCCGCTCCATCGCCGACGTCTACCTCAAGTTGGAGATGGTCGAAGTCGGTAACGACGTGCGGCGGAACATCTTCGTCAAGCGGTTCGCGGGGATGGGCGAACAGGTCGGCGACCGAATCGGGTTCTCGGTTCGGTCCGGTATCGGCATCGTCATCGAGTCGAGGAGCGTGGCCTGA
- a CDS encoding flagellar protein G produces MADVSAPTLILFIASLVIAAGVSGVLINTVTDISGALDDRGADVSNNIRTDVEILSAPEPNVYDSANGTLTLYVKNTGTRSLPATGQTFDVIVDARYRTNVTVTIADGESAWGPHGVVKVVVGDLDLDTGDHRATFVVDGDEETFRFNT; encoded by the coding sequence ATGGCCGACGTCTCCGCGCCGACGCTCATCCTGTTCATCGCCAGCCTCGTCATCGCGGCGGGCGTCTCGGGCGTCCTCATCAACACGGTGACGGACATCAGCGGCGCCCTCGACGACAGAGGAGCGGACGTATCGAACAACATCCGTACGGACGTGGAGATACTCAGCGCTCCGGAGCCGAACGTCTACGACTCGGCCAACGGGACGCTCACGCTGTACGTGAAGAACACCGGGACCCGGTCCCTCCCGGCGACCGGTCAGACGTTCGACGTCATCGTCGACGCGCGGTACCGGACGAACGTCACCGTCACTATCGCGGACGGCGAGTCGGCGTGGGGACCGCACGGCGTGGTCAAAGTCGTCGTCGGCGACTTGGACCTCGACACCGGCGACCACCGCGCGACGTTCGTCGTCGACGGCGACGAAGAGACGTTCCGGTTCAACACATAA
- a CDS encoding fla cluster protein FlaF: MGFGVSGSAAIIFLGVLVCTGTLYTAAAGSAEQLTDARHANDERILEQRNTDIDVASATYTGNESTSYTVNFQIENTGATTLSVNDTSVLLNNEYVDPSQFDVAEVDDDGTTDVWAPGQTLHLQYMTDEKPETVKVVTAYGVSDTNATVVN, encoded by the coding sequence GTGGGCTTCGGCGTTAGCGGGTCGGCCGCCATCATCTTCCTCGGCGTGCTCGTCTGCACCGGGACGCTGTACACCGCGGCGGCGGGGAGCGCAGAGCAACTCACCGACGCGAGACACGCGAACGACGAGCGGATACTCGAACAGCGGAACACGGATATCGACGTCGCGTCGGCGACGTACACCGGTAACGAGTCGACCAGCTACACGGTGAACTTCCAAATCGAGAACACCGGCGCGACGACGCTGTCGGTGAACGACACCTCCGTCCTGCTCAACAACGAGTACGTCGACCCGAGTCAGTTCGACGTCGCCGAAGTCGACGACGACGGCACCACCGACGTCTGGGCGCCGGGGCAGACGCTCCACCTTCAGTACATGACCGACGAGAAACCCGAGACGGTCAAGGTCGTCACCGCCTACGGCGTGAGCGACACCAACGCCACGGTGGTGAACTAG
- a CDS encoding FlaD/FlaE family flagellar protein produces the protein MGMTDWIHGEDEETRSEEEGTGLATDGLGFDEDLEDFGDDFGDFGDDLEGFDDEDEEYDEFSGGGAVDPDAIADLEDRVSDLENEVSATSSGMNTVREENKQIGETVEELDDTIRKLLDIYEMVTRGINPFVDDAREMGGLEGGGSFGLFEAEEEQEEHLDPAVASADAESFFDEDFGELDADEAAEEAELAAEDELAENERDDPAEILGEEDPIGGDEEEEEKSTAGGSSFDDLKAEYEEGDGWDEEDVDDGPLDADDLAVGDADVPTTEELLGEGDEADAEELDDGSVEETESDAGSFEFAETEAEPEATEAEATGADAAAQSAQDAGADTEAEATVDADADVYLATLPASYVAESVALEWTQFLVSVGGAIGAARALRQYREQEWISRPVERQMNAHVRNAASATTAEEPQDLRVEHHKESLTYVSRLAGDVAEALSHRGGTRGLRR, from the coding sequence ATGGGAATGACCGACTGGATACACGGGGAGGACGAGGAGACGCGTTCGGAGGAGGAGGGGACGGGCCTCGCCACCGACGGCCTCGGCTTCGACGAGGACCTCGAGGACTTCGGAGACGACTTCGGAGACTTCGGAGACGACTTGGAGGGGTTCGACGACGAGGACGAGGAGTACGACGAGTTCAGCGGCGGCGGCGCCGTCGACCCCGACGCCATCGCCGACCTCGAAGACCGCGTCTCCGACCTCGAGAACGAGGTCAGCGCGACGTCCTCCGGGATGAACACCGTCCGCGAGGAGAACAAACAGATCGGCGAGACCGTCGAGGAACTCGACGACACCATCAGGAAACTGCTCGACATCTACGAGATGGTCACCCGCGGCATCAACCCGTTCGTCGACGACGCCCGCGAGATGGGCGGACTGGAGGGCGGCGGGTCGTTCGGCCTGTTCGAGGCCGAAGAGGAGCAGGAAGAACACCTCGACCCCGCCGTCGCCAGCGCGGACGCCGAGAGCTTCTTCGACGAGGATTTCGGCGAACTCGACGCCGACGAGGCGGCCGAGGAGGCCGAACTCGCCGCCGAGGACGAACTCGCGGAGAACGAACGGGACGACCCCGCCGAGATACTCGGCGAGGAAGACCCGATCGGCGGCGACGAGGAGGAAGAAGAGAAATCGACCGCCGGCGGGTCGAGTTTCGACGACCTGAAGGCCGAGTACGAGGAGGGCGACGGCTGGGACGAGGAGGACGTCGACGACGGACCCCTCGACGCCGACGACCTGGCGGTCGGGGACGCCGACGTGCCGACGACCGAGGAACTCCTCGGCGAAGGGGACGAGGCGGATGCGGAGGAACTCGACGACGGGTCGGTCGAGGAGACCGAATCGGACGCGGGGTCCTTCGAGTTCGCCGAAACCGAAGCCGAACCGGAAGCGACGGAGGCCGAGGCGACCGGTGCCGACGCGGCGGCCCAGTCCGCGCAGGACGCGGGTGCGGACACCGAGGCGGAGGCGACGGTGGACGCGGACGCCGACGTCTACCTCGCGACCCTCCCGGCGAGTTACGTCGCCGAGTCGGTGGCGCTGGAGTGGACGCAGTTCCTCGTCTCCGTCGGCGGCGCCATCGGCGCCGCCCGAGCGCTCCGCCAGTACCGCGAACAGGAGTGGATCTCCCGCCCCGTCGAACGACAGATGAACGCGCACGTCCGCAACGCCGCCTCGGCGACGACGGCGGAGGAACCGCAGGACCTGCGCGTCGAACACCACAAGGAGAGCCTCACGTACGTCAGCCGCCTCGCCGGCGACGTCGCCGAGGCGCTGTCGCACCGAGGAGGGACCCGTGGGCTTCGGCGTTAG